A single window of Oreochromis aureus strain Israel breed Guangdong linkage group 5, ZZ_aureus, whole genome shotgun sequence DNA harbors:
- the LOC116327114 gene encoding protein LSM14 homolog B-like isoform X3: MSAGGTPYIGSKISLISKAQIRYEGILSSVDTDRSTVALAKVKSYGTEDRHTDRPVPPKDEVYEFIIFRGSDIKDITVSEPPKPHHGLPRDPAIVQSSIGSSSAMYHPRWSPYRDMMPTYNQLAASSLLNQQYSAALGLGLSGQARRAPMVEQAVQTMPLASAAQKKGKTTTQPQNKPLVRPVQRSGQAGAQVQKENIPTSQAPSQPSAASAEGQNTGNQKQRQRQGSRRSRNRSRGQLIVKNTKASTLAFESDFDFESANAQFKDDLTKENLRSLGKPRTALLNRRRNLSEISTMTKQSVSLITSHQTSSPGGPPGPRRKS, translated from the exons ATGAGTGCCGGAGGAACTCCTTACATTGGCAGTAAAATAAGTTTAATATCCAAGGCACAGATTCGTTATGAGGGCATTTTGTCTTCTGTGGACACAGACAGGTCCACAGTTGCTTTAGCAAAAG TTAAATCTTACGGCACTGAAGACCGGCACACGGATAGACCAGTGCCACCCAAAGATGAAGTTTATGAATTCATAATCTTCAGGGGAAGTGACATAAAAGATATTACTGTGTCTGAGCCACCAAAACCACACCATGGACTTCCTCGGGACCCTGCTATTGTTCAG TCATCAATTGGCAGCTCCTCTGCAATGTATCACCCACGCTGGAGTCCTTACAGAGACATGATGCCCACCTACAATCAGCTGGCCGCTAGCTCTCTACTCAACCAGCAGTACAGTGCAGCACTGGGACTAG GACTTTCAGGCCAAGCCAGAAGAGCCCCTATGGTTGAACAGGCTGTCCAGACCATGCCTTTGGCCAGTGCTGCACAGAAAAAGGGAAAGACTACAACCCAGCCACAGAACAAACCGCTGGTGCGTCCAGTTCAGCGGTCTGGACAGGCTGGTGCCCAGGTTCAAAAAGAGAATATACCCACCA GCCAGGCACCATCTCAGCCAAGTGCTGCCTCAGCTGAAGGCCAAAATACTGGAAACCAGAAACAAAGGCAGAGACAAG GCAGCCGCAGGTCCAGGAACAGAAGTAGAGGCCAACTAATAgtgaaaaacacaaaggcttCAACTTTGGCATTTGAGTCAGATTTTGATTTTGAAAGTGCAAATGCTCAGTTTAAAGATGATCTTACGAAGGAAAAT TTGAGGAGTCTTGGGAAACCCAGGACAGCCCTCCTGAACAGGAGGAGGAACCTCTCAGAGATAAGTACTATGACAAAGCAAAGTGTTTCTTTGATAACATCTCATCAGACCTCAAGCCCAG GAGGACCACCTGGGCCGAGGAGAAAAAGTTGA
- the LOC116327114 gene encoding protein LSM14 homolog B-B-like isoform X1: MSAGGTPYIGSKISLISKAQIRYEGILSSVDTDRSTVALAKVKSYGTEDRHTDRPVPPKDEVYEFIIFRGSDIKDITVSEPPKPHHGLPRDPAIVQSSIGSSSAMYHPRWSPYRDMMPTYNQLAASSLLNQQYSAALGLGLSGQARRAPMVEQAVQTMPLASAAQKKGKTTTQPQNKPLVRPVQRSGQAGAQVQKENIPTSQAPSQPSAASAEGQNTGNQKQRQRQGSRRSRNRSRGQLIVKNTKASTLAFESDFDFESANAQFKDDLTKENVVEESWETQDSPPEQEEEPLRDKYYDKAKCFFDNISSDLKPRRTTWAEEKKLNMETFGVPGRFLRGRGFRGRGRRGLNATEQRALPKVGSGRV, encoded by the exons ATGAGTGCCGGAGGAACTCCTTACATTGGCAGTAAAATAAGTTTAATATCCAAGGCACAGATTCGTTATGAGGGCATTTTGTCTTCTGTGGACACAGACAGGTCCACAGTTGCTTTAGCAAAAG TTAAATCTTACGGCACTGAAGACCGGCACACGGATAGACCAGTGCCACCCAAAGATGAAGTTTATGAATTCATAATCTTCAGGGGAAGTGACATAAAAGATATTACTGTGTCTGAGCCACCAAAACCACACCATGGACTTCCTCGGGACCCTGCTATTGTTCAG TCATCAATTGGCAGCTCCTCTGCAATGTATCACCCACGCTGGAGTCCTTACAGAGACATGATGCCCACCTACAATCAGCTGGCCGCTAGCTCTCTACTCAACCAGCAGTACAGTGCAGCACTGGGACTAG GACTTTCAGGCCAAGCCAGAAGAGCCCCTATGGTTGAACAGGCTGTCCAGACCATGCCTTTGGCCAGTGCTGCACAGAAAAAGGGAAAGACTACAACCCAGCCACAGAACAAACCGCTGGTGCGTCCAGTTCAGCGGTCTGGACAGGCTGGTGCCCAGGTTCAAAAAGAGAATATACCCACCA GCCAGGCACCATCTCAGCCAAGTGCTGCCTCAGCTGAAGGCCAAAATACTGGAAACCAGAAACAAAGGCAGAGACAAG GCAGCCGCAGGTCCAGGAACAGAAGTAGAGGCCAACTAATAgtgaaaaacacaaaggcttCAACTTTGGCATTTGAGTCAGATTTTGATTTTGAAAGTGCAAATGCTCAGTTTAAAGATGATCTTACGAAGGAAAATGTGG TTGAGGAGTCTTGGGAAACCCAGGACAGCCCTCCTGAACAGGAGGAGGAACCTCTCAGAGATAAGTACTATGACAAAGCAAAGTGTTTCTTTGATAACATCTCATCAGACCTCAAGCCCAG GAGGACCACCTGGGCCGAGGAGAAAAAGTTGAACATGGAAACATTCGGAGTTCCTGGTCGCTTCCTGAGAGGCAGAGGATTCAGGGGGCGTGGACGCAGAGGGCTGAACGCCACTGAGCAGCGAGCGCTTCCAAAAGTTGGTAGTGGCAGAGTGTGA
- the LOC116327114 gene encoding protein LSM14 homolog B-like isoform X2: MSAGGTPYIGSKISLISKAQIRYEGILSSVDTDRSTVALAKVKSYGTEDRHTDRPVPPKDEVYEFIIFRGSDIKDITVSEPPKPHHGLPRDPAIVQSSIGSSSAMYHPRWSPYRDMMPTYNQLAASSLLNQQYSAALGLGLSGQARRAPMVEQAVQTMPLASAAQKKGKTTTQPQNKPLVRPVQRSGQAGAQVQKENIPTSQAPSQPSAASAEGQNTGNQKQRQRQGSRRSRNRSRGQLIVKNTKASTLAFESDFDFESANAQFKDDLTKENLRSLGKPRTALLNRRRNLSEISTMTKQSVSLITSHQTSSPGDLNSLFVIFVL, encoded by the exons ATGAGTGCCGGAGGAACTCCTTACATTGGCAGTAAAATAAGTTTAATATCCAAGGCACAGATTCGTTATGAGGGCATTTTGTCTTCTGTGGACACAGACAGGTCCACAGTTGCTTTAGCAAAAG TTAAATCTTACGGCACTGAAGACCGGCACACGGATAGACCAGTGCCACCCAAAGATGAAGTTTATGAATTCATAATCTTCAGGGGAAGTGACATAAAAGATATTACTGTGTCTGAGCCACCAAAACCACACCATGGACTTCCTCGGGACCCTGCTATTGTTCAG TCATCAATTGGCAGCTCCTCTGCAATGTATCACCCACGCTGGAGTCCTTACAGAGACATGATGCCCACCTACAATCAGCTGGCCGCTAGCTCTCTACTCAACCAGCAGTACAGTGCAGCACTGGGACTAG GACTTTCAGGCCAAGCCAGAAGAGCCCCTATGGTTGAACAGGCTGTCCAGACCATGCCTTTGGCCAGTGCTGCACAGAAAAAGGGAAAGACTACAACCCAGCCACAGAACAAACCGCTGGTGCGTCCAGTTCAGCGGTCTGGACAGGCTGGTGCCCAGGTTCAAAAAGAGAATATACCCACCA GCCAGGCACCATCTCAGCCAAGTGCTGCCTCAGCTGAAGGCCAAAATACTGGAAACCAGAAACAAAGGCAGAGACAAG GCAGCCGCAGGTCCAGGAACAGAAGTAGAGGCCAACTAATAgtgaaaaacacaaaggcttCAACTTTGGCATTTGAGTCAGATTTTGATTTTGAAAGTGCAAATGCTCAGTTTAAAGATGATCTTACGAAGGAAAAT TTGAGGAGTCTTGGGAAACCCAGGACAGCCCTCCTGAACAGGAGGAGGAACCTCTCAGAGATAAGTACTATGACAAAGCAAAGTGTTTCTTTGATAACATCTCATCAGACCTCAAGCCCAGGTGACCTAAACAgtttatttgtcatatttgttttgtga